From Sediminibacterium sp. TEGAF015, a single genomic window includes:
- the bshB1 gene encoding bacillithiol biosynthesis deacetylase BshB1 yields MQLDILAFGVHPDDVELSCSGTILASIHQGKKVGIVDLTRGELGTRGSAEIRDKEAADAAKILGVHHRENLRMADGFFTHSEENIKKIIVVLRKFRPSVILANAVEDRHPDHGRSAKLLADAAFLAGLQKIETFDENGNPQKAFRPTQVFHYIQDRVLMPDFVFDVTPFYEKKMESIRAYTTQFYSADSNEPSTYISSPQFLETVKGRDMMMGKKIGVLYGEGFITEKTVGIQDFNHIIQITT; encoded by the coding sequence ATGCAATTAGATATTCTGGCTTTTGGTGTTCATCCGGATGATGTAGAACTGAGTTGTTCAGGAACCATACTTGCCTCTATTCATCAAGGCAAAAAAGTCGGCATTGTCGACTTAACCCGTGGTGAACTTGGCACCAGAGGTTCTGCTGAAATAAGAGATAAAGAAGCTGCAGATGCAGCTAAAATCTTAGGCGTTCATCATCGAGAAAATCTCAGGATGGCAGATGGTTTTTTTACGCATTCTGAAGAGAATATAAAAAAAATCATTGTTGTCTTACGTAAATTTCGCCCTTCTGTTATTTTGGCTAATGCAGTAGAAGACCGGCATCCGGATCATGGAAGAAGCGCCAAATTGTTAGCTGATGCTGCTTTTCTGGCTGGTTTGCAAAAGATTGAAACTTTTGATGAAAATGGGAATCCTCAAAAGGCTTTCAGACCTACACAGGTATTCCATTATATACAGGACAGAGTATTGATGCCCGATTTTGTATTTGATGTAACCCCGTTCTATGAAAAGAAAATGGAATCCATCAGGGCGTATACCACTCAATTTTATAGCGCGGATTCAAACGAACCAAGCACTTATATTTCATCTCCTCAATTCCTAGAAACAGTAAAGGGAAGGGACATGATGATGGGTAAGAAAATAGGGGTTTTATACGGAGAGGGATTTATTACGGAAAAGACAGTCGGTATCCAGGATTTTAATCATATCATTCAGATAACAACATAA
- a CDS encoding type B 50S ribosomal protein L31, translated as MKKGIHPENYRFVVFKDMSNGTSFLCKSTAATKETILHEDGKEYPVIKLEISNTSHPFYTGKNVLVDTAGRIDKFKKRYAKKD; from the coding sequence ATGAAAAAAGGTATCCATCCTGAAAATTACCGTTTCGTTGTCTTCAAAGACATGAGTAATGGTACATCTTTCTTGTGCAAGTCAACTGCAGCTACCAAAGAAACCATTCTTCACGAAGATGGTAAAGAGTATCCAGTAATTAAATTGGAAATTTCTAATACTTCTCACCCTTTCTATACTGGTAAGAACGTATTGGTGGATACTGCAGGTAGAATTGACAAATTCAAGAAGCGTTACGCTAAAAAAGACTAA
- a CDS encoding YajQ family cyclic di-GMP-binding protein, translating into MPSFDIASSVDIQVLDNAINTVKKEVATRYDFRDTDVKVDLNKKDYIIQLEVNTEMQMKQLIDILISRSMKQGIDGNAFDFSKDAYPSGKVIKKEVSVKNGLRQEDAKKIVKMIKDSGAKVQAAIMDDIIRVTGKKIDDLQDIIARCKSSDFGVPLQFTNMKS; encoded by the coding sequence ATGCCATCATTCGATATTGCCAGTAGTGTAGACATTCAGGTGTTAGACAATGCCATCAATACAGTTAAAAAAGAAGTGGCCACCAGGTACGACTTCAGAGATACCGATGTAAAAGTAGACTTGAATAAAAAGGATTATATCATTCAGTTGGAAGTAAATACTGAAATGCAAATGAAACAACTGATTGATATTCTAATCAGTCGTTCTATGAAGCAAGGTATCGATGGAAATGCTTTTGATTTTTCCAAAGATGCATATCCAAGCGGAAAGGTCATTAAAAAGGAAGTCTCCGTTAAAAACGGACTCAGACAGGAAGATGCCAAAAAAATTGTAAAAATGATTAAAGATAGTGGTGCCAAAGTGCAGGCAGCCATTATGGACGATATCATTCGGGTTACTGGTAAGAAGATCGATGATTTACAGGATATTATTGCCCGTTGTAAGTCGAGTGACTTTGGTGTTCCACTCCAATTTACCAATATGAAGAGCTAA
- a CDS encoding TonB-dependent receptor domain-containing protein, with product MKNLLKSVLLLNLSIVTIAGNAQQKSPELQGKVLNKQQPIESAMVSLLLAKDSSTVKTTLADKAGVFRFQQVGSGKYLLLANMVGFEKAYSGPFEWNGSATKMLPDIQLSVKSNGLAEVTVSSKKPLIEMKADRTIVNVEASPTNAGANAMEILEKSPGISVDKDGNISLKGKEGVVIYMDGRPTYLSGPDLVNLLKNTQGSQLDQIEIMTNPPAKYDAAGNAGVINIRTKKSKVVGFNGSVTAGYGQGVFARNNQNVQLNYRKNKLNFFGNIGRNERIGFQNIDIDRRFIDGNSKQIVSFFEQITDRNTYNHSYNGKLGVDYYVNNKTTMGLVYTGFNNKGGGFSVGNIDIFNAQHTLVNKTVAINVNADSWKNNSLNFNMRHQLDSTGRELTFDADYLNYTGNTNLYLNNAYQNSLGQKIAKTDSLLGKLPQVIDIYSAKLDYVHPLKNNAKLEAGLKTSFVTTDANAVYDTISNGVVMRDYNRSNHFVYRENINAAYINYNKAINKKWNLQLGVRAEQTLAKGDQKTTNVQFNRNYIQVFPTAYIQFAANEKNSFVLNYGKRIRRPDYQSLNPFVEFLDRYTYEQGNPYLKPQFSHNIELSHTFKGFLTTTLNYTKTTDMIQQVIMQDDSKNETFIKQDNIATQEQLGLSVNAFNQYTKWWSGNIYLNVANNQLSGPINNALVNISATSFMANISQQFKFNKGYSAEISGFYRTESIEGVFRIKPFGLVNIGVSKQIMKNKGTIRLNVRDIFWSQKIKGESKYGTVDANFRQFNDNRIANITFSYRFSKGKGAAGPRKRGGAEDEQSRVGVDSGK from the coding sequence ATGAAAAATTTACTCAAATCCGTATTACTGTTGAATCTCTCAATCGTTACGATTGCGGGAAATGCTCAACAAAAAAGCCCTGAATTACAGGGTAAAGTCCTCAATAAACAACAACCGATAGAATCCGCCATGGTTAGTTTACTGCTTGCCAAAGATTCTTCTACTGTAAAAACAACGCTAGCTGATAAAGCTGGAGTGTTTCGATTTCAGCAGGTTGGCAGTGGTAAGTACCTTTTGTTAGCCAATATGGTTGGTTTTGAAAAGGCTTATTCGGGACCGTTTGAATGGAACGGATCAGCAACAAAAATGTTACCGGATATCCAATTATCTGTAAAATCAAATGGTCTTGCTGAAGTTACCGTGAGTTCTAAAAAGCCATTAATTGAAATGAAAGCGGACAGAACCATCGTAAATGTAGAAGCTTCCCCAACCAATGCTGGAGCCAATGCCATGGAGATTTTAGAGAAATCACCCGGTATTTCTGTTGATAAAGACGGGAATATTAGTTTAAAAGGAAAGGAAGGTGTGGTAATTTATATGGATGGAAGACCCACGTATCTGTCTGGCCCCGATTTGGTAAATCTTTTGAAAAATACACAGGGTAGTCAATTGGATCAAATTGAAATTATGACCAATCCTCCTGCCAAGTATGATGCTGCAGGTAATGCCGGGGTAATTAATATCAGAACCAAGAAGTCGAAAGTGGTTGGTTTTAATGGTTCTGTTACAGCCGGATACGGTCAGGGCGTTTTTGCCCGTAATAATCAGAACGTACAATTGAATTATAGAAAAAACAAGCTCAATTTCTTTGGAAACATTGGCCGAAATGAAAGAATAGGTTTTCAGAACATTGATATAGACAGGAGATTCATAGATGGTAACAGTAAGCAAATTGTTTCATTCTTTGAACAGATAACTGATAGAAATACGTACAATCATTCTTACAACGGAAAGTTGGGCGTAGATTATTATGTAAATAATAAAACAACCATGGGTTTGGTATATACCGGATTCAATAATAAGGGAGGAGGGTTTTCTGTGGGGAATATTGATATATTCAATGCACAACATACACTGGTGAATAAAACAGTTGCCATTAATGTTAACGCAGATTCATGGAAGAACAATAGCTTAAACTTTAATATGAGACACCAGCTGGATTCTACTGGACGTGAATTAACTTTTGATGCAGATTACCTCAATTATACCGGGAATACTAATCTCTACTTAAACAATGCTTATCAAAATAGTCTGGGTCAAAAGATTGCCAAAACAGACAGTTTACTGGGCAAACTTCCTCAAGTTATTGATATTTATTCAGCAAAGCTAGACTATGTGCACCCTTTAAAAAACAATGCCAAACTGGAGGCAGGTCTAAAAACCAGTTTTGTAACCACCGATGCCAACGCAGTATATGATACCATTTCCAATGGTGTTGTTATGAGAGACTACAATAGAAGCAACCATTTTGTCTATAGAGAAAACATCAATGCGGCATATATTAATTATAACAAAGCAATTAATAAAAAGTGGAATCTGCAATTAGGTGTAAGAGCAGAACAAACATTAGCTAAAGGTGATCAGAAAACAACCAATGTTCAGTTTAACAGAAACTATATTCAGGTTTTTCCAACTGCTTATATACAGTTTGCCGCCAATGAAAAGAATAGTTTCGTATTAAATTATGGAAAAAGAATCAGAAGGCCTGATTATCAAAGTCTTAATCCTTTTGTTGAATTCCTGGACAGGTATACATATGAACAAGGTAACCCATATTTGAAACCTCAGTTTAGCCATAATATTGAATTGAGTCATACATTCAAAGGATTCCTGACTACGACTTTGAATTATACCAAAACAACTGATATGATTCAACAGGTTATCATGCAAGATGACAGTAAGAATGAAACATTTATTAAACAGGATAATATAGCCACACAAGAGCAATTGGGTTTGTCAGTAAATGCTTTCAATCAGTATACCAAATGGTGGAGTGGAAATATCTACCTGAACGTGGCCAATAATCAGCTATCCGGTCCCATAAACAATGCGCTTGTAAATATTTCAGCTACATCCTTTATGGCAAATATTAGTCAGCAATTCAAATTTAATAAAGGTTATAGCGCAGAAATTAGTGGTTTTTATAGAACTGAAAGTATTGAAGGGGTTTTTAGAATCAAGCCATTCGGCTTAGTCAATATTGGTGTTAGCAAGCAAATCATGAAGAATAAAGGAACTATTCGCTTGAATGTGAGGGATATTTTCTGGTCTCAGAAAATTAAAGGGGAAAGCAAATATGGTACGGTAGATGCCAACTTCAGACAGTTTAATGATAACAGGATAGCCAATATCACTTTCAGCTATCGTTTCAGTAAAGGAAAGGGAGCCGCTGGACCCAGAAAAAGAGGGGGTGCGGAAGATGAACAAAGCAGGGTAGGCGTAGACTCCGGCAAATAA
- a CDS encoding prolipoprotein diacylglyceryl transferase, which produces MYPNLYYAFKDLFGIEINGLKLINSFGFFVAISFILSAWILSMELRRKQKQGLFQFTEEKIKIGEPASLSELITNGVMGFLFGYKIIGAFTIKDALQDPQAFILSGEGNFLTGMLAALGFGLLKWWEKKKVQLNTPEERIIRIWPQDRVGDIVIYAALFGFLGAKIFHNLENWNEFAADPIGSLIAFSGLTFYGGLICAGAAIIWYARKNKIALIPLLDAFAPTMMFAYAFGRIGCQISGDGDWGIANPAPNPYKWLPDFFWSYTYPHNVVQDGVAIPGCAGPYCNQLPIPVYPTPLYELLICFALFGVLIFLRNKIKIPGQLFSIYLIFNGLERFFIEKIRVNTEYNLPFNPTQAELISAVLVIAGIISWRYFNKIQGANK; this is translated from the coding sequence ATGTATCCTAATTTATACTACGCTTTCAAAGATTTATTTGGTATTGAAATCAACGGTCTTAAACTCATTAATAGTTTCGGTTTTTTTGTAGCGATTTCGTTTATTCTTTCTGCATGGATTTTATCCATGGAGTTGAGAAGGAAACAGAAACAAGGACTGTTTCAATTTACAGAGGAGAAGATAAAAATTGGTGAGCCAGCAAGCCTTTCTGAATTAATCACCAACGGGGTGATGGGATTTTTATTCGGATATAAAATTATTGGGGCTTTTACTATTAAAGATGCTTTACAAGATCCACAGGCTTTTATTTTATCTGGGGAAGGAAACTTTCTGACAGGAATGCTTGCTGCATTGGGTTTTGGCTTGCTTAAATGGTGGGAAAAAAAGAAAGTGCAATTGAATACCCCAGAGGAAAGAATCATTCGAATCTGGCCGCAAGACAGGGTAGGAGATATTGTTATTTATGCAGCCCTATTTGGATTTCTAGGTGCTAAAATTTTTCATAACCTGGAAAACTGGAATGAGTTTGCAGCTGATCCAATTGGCTCTCTTATTGCCTTTAGTGGTCTTACTTTTTATGGGGGATTAATTTGTGCAGGTGCTGCCATCATCTGGTATGCCCGTAAAAATAAAATAGCTCTAATTCCTTTATTGGATGCATTTGCTCCCACCATGATGTTTGCTTATGCCTTTGGAAGAATAGGCTGTCAGATTAGTGGTGATGGAGATTGGGGTATAGCCAATCCTGCACCCAATCCATACAAATGGTTACCCGATTTTTTCTGGTCATATACCTATCCGCACAATGTTGTACAAGATGGCGTTGCCATTCCTGGTTGTGCTGGGCCTTATTGCAATCAGCTACCTATTCCGGTATATCCAACACCGCTTTATGAATTGCTAATTTGTTTTGCATTATTCGGCGTACTGATTTTCCTTAGAAATAAAATAAAAATACCCGGTCAGCTATTTAGTATTTATTTGATTTTTAATGGATTAGAAAGATTTTTTATTGAAAAAATCAGAGTAAATACGGAATATAATCTACCCTTCAATCCTACTCAGGCAGAGCTTATTTCAGCAGTACTCGTAATAGCTGGTATTATTAGCTGGCGTTATTTCAATAAGATTCAGGGTGCCAATAAGTAG
- a CDS encoding BrxA/BrxB family bacilliredoxin produces the protein MYPAEIVLPMKAELTDEGFGELLTAAEVDQTLQQEGTTLVVINSVCGCAAGACRPGVLMAVQNATKRPDRLMTSFAGFDVEAVNKIREHLLPHPPSSPAIALFKNGELVTMVERHQIEGRPAQAIAQHLIAAFDAHCN, from the coding sequence ATGTATCCAGCAGAAATAGTATTGCCAATGAAGGCAGAGTTAACAGACGAGGGTTTTGGCGAATTGCTAACTGCAGCAGAGGTAGACCAGACTTTGCAACAGGAGGGAACTACATTGGTAGTGATCAATTCTGTTTGTGGTTGTGCAGCAGGTGCCTGCAGACCAGGAGTTTTAATGGCTGTACAAAATGCAACCAAGCGTCCAGATCGTTTAATGACCAGCTTCGCAGGATTTGATGTAGAAGCCGTTAATAAGATTCGTGAGCATTTATTGCCGCATCCTCCTTCTTCACCAGCCATTGCTTTATTTAAGAATGGAGAACTGGTAACAATGGTAGAAAGACACCAGATTGAAGGAAGACCAGCGCAAGCCATTGCTCAACATTTAATTGCAGCATTCGATGCTCATTGCAATTAA
- a CDS encoding Hsp20/alpha crystallin family protein encodes MAILKQTNTHLFDELFNSFPTGFVNPANNGYPVAAVNIHETADAFHLELNAPGRKKEDFSIQVDKGLLTISYEKKDALEEKNYTTIRREFTYKSFKRSFSVDEKINTEGIQASYENGVLKLLLPKKEEVKNSPRLISIN; translated from the coding sequence ATGGCAATTTTAAAACAAACCAACACCCATTTATTCGATGAGTTATTCAATTCTTTCCCTACCGGATTTGTAAATCCAGCAAACAATGGTTATCCGGTAGCTGCAGTAAACATCCATGAAACCGCCGATGCTTTTCACCTTGAATTAAATGCACCTGGCAGAAAAAAAGAAGACTTCTCTATTCAGGTTGATAAGGGATTATTGACTATTTCTTATGAGAAGAAAGATGCATTGGAAGAAAAAAATTATACAACCATTCGCAGGGAATTTACTTATAAAAGCTTCAAGAGAAGTTTTTCAGTAGATGAAAAAATTAATACTGAAGGCATTCAGGCCAGTTACGAAAATGGTGTATTAAAATTATTACTTCCTAAAAAAGAAGAAGTAAAAAATTCACCACGTTTAATTTCAATTAATTAA
- a CDS encoding YgaP family membrane protein — protein sequence MKKNMGSVDKTIRVIVAAVVAGLYYKEIISGTFGIVLLALAGVFVLTSLVSFCPLYTLFGINTCSKKS from the coding sequence ATGAAAAAGAATATGGGATCTGTGGATAAAACTATACGAGTTATTGTTGCTGCAGTAGTTGCAGGATTGTACTACAAAGAGATTATTTCTGGAACATTCGGCATTGTACTTTTAGCTTTGGCCGGCGTATTTGTATTAACAAGTCTGGTAAGTTTCTGTCCTCTGTACACTTTGTTTGGCATTAATACTTGCTCTAAAAAATCTTAG
- a CDS encoding TraB/GumN family protein has translation MKWILGLLIGLFSIDAHAQSSGSSVLWEISGKELTSPSYLFGTFHMLCATDYTMSEGLKQKLLKTNQLYLEVDITKPGLQQELMTQMMLTETSLDKELGTDFHIADQAFQKITGLSLSLFKQFKPFVSISMLALQTLNCPDKIQPETILSNLAKNAKIRIGGLETVAEQAAAINAEPLDSQITSLKKMILQFERSKKEMNELVRVYQLNNADSIYAYLQTQSMSTEFEQTMLIRRNRNWIPKMLNAMQSAPTFFAVGAGHLGGKEGLLVLLKEKGYQLKPLEL, from the coding sequence ATGAAATGGATATTGGGTCTTTTGATTGGCTTGTTCAGCATAGATGCGCATGCTCAGTCATCTGGCAGCAGTGTGTTATGGGAAATCAGTGGAAAAGAGCTTACAAGTCCTTCCTATTTATTCGGCACTTTCCATATGCTATGTGCCACAGATTATACAATGAGTGAAGGTTTAAAGCAAAAACTACTTAAGACCAATCAACTCTATCTTGAAGTAGACATAACAAAACCTGGTTTGCAACAGGAACTCATGACACAAATGATGCTTACTGAGACATCATTAGACAAAGAGCTTGGAACAGATTTTCATATAGCAGATCAGGCATTTCAGAAAATTACAGGCTTGTCTTTAAGCCTTTTTAAACAATTCAAACCTTTTGTAAGCATCAGTATGCTTGCTTTACAAACACTGAATTGTCCGGATAAAATTCAACCTGAAACAATATTATCCAATTTGGCCAAAAATGCAAAGATAAGAATTGGGGGATTGGAAACCGTAGCAGAGCAGGCTGCCGCTATAAATGCAGAACCTTTAGACAGTCAGATTACCTCTTTAAAGAAAATGATTCTGCAATTTGAGCGTTCAAAAAAAGAAATGAATGAACTGGTAAGGGTTTACCAATTGAATAATGCTGATAGTATTTATGCTTACTTACAAACCCAATCTATGTCTACTGAATTTGAACAAACTATGCTTATCAGGCGAAACCGAAACTGGATACCCAAAATGCTCAATGCTATGCAAAGCGCTCCTACTTTTTTTGCGGTTGGTGCCGGACATTTGGGAGGAAAAGAAGGATTACTTGTACTGCTGAAAGAAAAAGGATACCAACTGAAACCTTTAGAACTTTGA
- a CDS encoding RNA polymerase sigma factor, which translates to MTESEKEFLHQLNEHQKIIHKVCNLYMQFPEDKEDLFQEVTLQAWKAYHKFRGDSKFSTWLYRVALNTAITFFRKDKRTNFIDTVAEIPEKSFSNEKDPVEEQIKAMYMAIGELSKIDKAIIMLYLEDYSYAEISDIIGITANNIAVKMNRIKGKLREATLKKIQTF; encoded by the coding sequence ATGACTGAATCGGAAAAGGAATTCCTGCATCAATTAAATGAACACCAGAAAATCATTCATAAGGTGTGCAATTTATATATGCAGTTTCCAGAAGATAAGGAAGACCTGTTTCAGGAAGTTACTTTACAAGCATGGAAAGCATATCATAAGTTCAGAGGGGATTCAAAATTTTCAACCTGGCTGTACCGTGTTGCCTTAAACACTGCTATTACTTTTTTCAGAAAAGATAAGCGCACGAATTTTATTGATACAGTTGCTGAAATTCCTGAAAAATCTTTTTCGAATGAGAAGGATCCTGTAGAAGAACAAATAAAAGCCATGTATATGGCAATAGGAGAATTATCCAAAATTGACAAAGCCATCATAATGCTTTATCTGGAAGACTATAGTTATGCCGAAATCAGTGATATTATTGGGATCACAGCCAACAATATTGCCGTTAAAATGAACAGAATTAAAGGAAAACTTAGAGAAGCAACTTTAAAAAAAATCCAAACCTTTTAA
- a CDS encoding type III PLP-dependent enzyme domain-containing protein — protein sequence MNNTYTSLVNQTFHFPQEGFEVSDNGYLEFNGVDVKKLIDKHGTPLKLTYLPKIGMQINKAKNMFANAFKKHKYEGEYFYCYCTKSSHFSFIVEEALKHNIHLETSYAYDIEIINRLYQRRKINKETFIICNGYKQKQYTSRIAKLINSGFKNVVPILDNKEELQAYKRSVRSSTPFSLGIRVAAEEEPNFPFYTSRLGIRAKDILEFYVDEIEGYEDKFQLKMLHIFLNKGIKDDIYYWSELNKIINLYCQLKKICPELDSINIGGGFPIKHSLGFEYDYQFMINEIVGNIKKACKKAKVPMPNIYTEFGSYTVGESMAHIYSVIGQKIQNDRECWYMIDSSFITTLPDTWGIGEKFLMLPVNKWDNEYQRVVLGGITCDSHDYYDSEEHINEVFLPKLTTTDKKEEESNKEPLYVGFFHTGAYQDQISGYGGIKHCLIPSPKHVIVEYDKNGKLIDWVYAKEQTAQSMLKILGYL from the coding sequence ATGAATAATACCTATACTTCTCTGGTAAACCAGACATTCCACTTCCCCCAAGAAGGTTTTGAAGTTAGTGACAATGGATATTTAGAATTCAATGGCGTTGATGTCAAGAAATTGATTGATAAGCATGGAACACCTTTGAAGTTGACTTATTTACCTAAAATAGGTATGCAAATCAACAAGGCAAAAAACATGTTTGCCAATGCGTTTAAAAAGCATAAATATGAAGGGGAGTATTTCTATTGTTATTGTACCAAGAGTTCTCATTTTTCCTTTATTGTAGAAGAGGCGTTGAAACACAATATTCATTTGGAAACTTCTTATGCATACGATATTGAAATTATCAACCGTCTTTACCAGCGCAGAAAAATAAACAAGGAAACTTTTATTATCTGCAATGGCTATAAGCAAAAACAATATACATCCAGAATTGCCAAGTTGATTAATTCAGGATTTAAAAATGTAGTTCCGATCTTGGACAATAAAGAAGAGTTACAGGCATACAAAAGAAGTGTAAGAAGCAGTACGCCATTCTCTTTGGGAATCAGGGTTGCTGCTGAAGAAGAACCCAATTTCCCATTCTATACCTCTCGTTTAGGAATTAGAGCCAAAGATATTCTTGAATTTTATGTAGATGAAATTGAAGGATATGAAGATAAGTTTCAGTTGAAAATGTTGCATATCTTCTTAAATAAAGGCATTAAGGATGATATCTATTATTGGAGTGAATTAAATAAAATAATTAACCTTTATTGTCAATTAAAAAAGATTTGTCCAGAACTGGATTCCATTAACATTGGCGGAGGTTTCCCTATTAAGCATTCTTTGGGTTTTGAATATGATTATCAGTTCATGATCAATGAGATTGTAGGTAACATTAAGAAAGCTTGCAAGAAAGCAAAAGTACCGATGCCGAATATTTATACTGAATTCGGAAGTTATACCGTAGGTGAGAGTATGGCTCATATATACAGTGTGATTGGACAGAAAATTCAGAATGACCGTGAGTGTTGGTATATGATTGATTCTTCCTTTATTACCACATTGCCAGACACCTGGGGTATTGGAGAAAAGTTCCTAATGTTACCTGTAAATAAATGGGACAACGAATACCAGCGTGTGGTGCTAGGGGGTATCACTTGTGATAGTCATGATTATTATGATTCGGAGGAACATATTAATGAGGTATTCCTTCCTAAGCTTACAACTACTGACAAAAAAGAAGAAGAATCAAACAAAGAACCTTTGTATGTAGGTTTCTTCCACACAGGAGCTTATCAGGATCAAATTAGCGGATATGGTGGGATTAAACACTGTCTGATTCCTTCACCTAAACACGTAATTGTGGAATATGATAAGAATGGTAAGCTGATTGATTGGGTATACGCGAAGGAGCAAACTGCACAAAGCATGTTGAAAATCCTCGGATATCTGTAG
- the rplT gene encoding 50S ribosomal protein L20: MPRSKNAVASRARRKKILDQAKGYYGKRKNVYTVAKNIVEKGLTYSYVGRKLKKREYRQLWIARINAAVREEGMTYSQFINKLSVKGIDLNRKVLADLAMNEPASFKALIASVK; the protein is encoded by the coding sequence ATGCCACGTTCAAAAAATGCAGTTGCATCAAGAGCAAGGAGAAAGAAAATTCTTGATCAAGCCAAAGGATACTATGGTAAACGTAAAAACGTTTATACCGTAGCCAAAAATATTGTTGAAAAAGGTCTTACCTATAGCTATGTAGGTCGTAAATTGAAAAAGCGTGAATACCGCCAGTTGTGGATTGCACGTATCAATGCGGCTGTAAGAGAAGAAGGTATGACTTACAGCCAGTTCATCAACAAGTTGTCTGTTAAAGGAATCGACTTAAACCGTAAAGTATTGGCTGACTTAGCAATGAACGAACCAGCTTCTTTCAAAGCTTTGATTGCTTCAGTTAAATAA
- the rpmI gene encoding 50S ribosomal protein L35, which yields MPKVKTNSSAKKRFKVTGTGEISFQKAFKRHILTKKSKKRKRALRQKGIVGSTNKDFVLRLLRLKG from the coding sequence ATGCCAAAAGTTAAAACAAACTCCAGCGCAAAGAAGCGTTTTAAAGTGACCGGTACCGGAGAAATCAGTTTCCAGAAGGCGTTCAAGCGTCACATCCTAACCAAAAAGTCTAAAAAGCGTAAGCGCGCACTAAGACAAAAAGGTATTGTTGGATCTACCAACAAGGATTTCGTTTTACGTTTATTACGCTTGAAAGGCTAA
- the infC gene encoding translation initiation factor IF-3, whose amino-acid sequence MALPPKGRFNPRFNRQPEPEHRINERIRAQQIRLVGDNVTVGIYSVQEALKIAQEQELDLVEISPTADPPVCKIIDYKKFLYEKKKKEKEMKANSKQSEIKEIRFTPSTDDHDFNFKAKHAEGFLKDGNKVKAYVQFKGRAIMFQDRGQLLLLKFAERLAEVGSLESMPKLEGKRMFAIFTPKTGKKK is encoded by the coding sequence ATGGCATTACCACCCAAAGGAAGATTTAATCCTAGGTTCAACAGGCAACCAGAGCCTGAACATCGCATCAACGAAAGAATTCGTGCTCAACAAATCAGATTGGTAGGAGACAACGTAACTGTTGGTATTTACTCCGTGCAGGAAGCATTAAAAATTGCCCAGGAGCAGGAACTGGACCTGGTGGAAATTTCTCCGACAGCAGATCCTCCTGTATGTAAAATCATTGATTATAAGAAATTCTTATACGAGAAGAAGAAGAAGGAGAAGGAAATGAAAGCCAACTCCAAGCAGAGCGAAATCAAGGAAATTCGTTTCACTCCCAGCACGGATGATCACGATTTCAACTTTAAAGCCAAGCACGCAGAAGGTTTTCTGAAAGATGGCAATAAAGTAAAAGCTTATGTACAGTTTAAGGGTAGAGCTATCATGTTCCAGGACCGCGGTCAGTTATTGTTATTGAAATTTGCAGAAAGATTGGCTGAAGTAGGTTCATTAGAAAGTATGCCCAAACTGGAAGGAAAGCGAATGTTTGCCATATTTACACCTAAAACAGGTAAAAAGAAGTAA